The following coding sequences are from one Microtus pennsylvanicus isolate mMicPen1 chromosome 1, mMicPen1.hap1, whole genome shotgun sequence window:
- the Ccdc28a gene encoding coiled-coil domain-containing protein 28A isoform X1, translated as MEERKAKRKSPKSFSAHSTQVVNAKKNAIPASKSTGFSNPTAQSTSQRPKLKRVVKEKNKPAGGEGKGAQSTPIQHSFLTDVSDVQEMERGLLSLLNDFHSGKLQAFGNECSIEQMEHVRGMQEKLARLNLELYGELEELPEDKRKAASDANLDRLLSDGAEKLTQRLKVLAALAEDPDSVPSTHMAGLNRL; from the exons ATGGAAGAGCGGAAAGCAAAGAGGAAGAGTCCCAAGTCTTTCAGTGCCCACTCTACTCAGGTTGTCAATGCCAAAAAAAATGCCATCCCAGCTAGTAAGAGCACAGGCTTTTCAAATCCCACGGCACAGTCAACGTCTCAGCGGCCAAAGTTAAAGAG AGtggtgaaagaaaagaacaagcctgcaggaggagaagggaagggggctcAGTCCACCCCCATCCAGCACTCCTTCCTCACAGATGTCTCCGATGTCCAGGAGATGGAGCGCGGGCTCCTCAGTCTGCTAAATGATTTCCACTCGGGGAAGCTGCAGGCGTTTG GAAATGAATGTTCCATAGAACAGATGGAACATGTCCGGGGAATGCAGGAGAAATTAGCTCGCTTGAATTTGGAGCTCTACGGGGAGTTAGAGGAACTTCCTGAGGATAAGCGGAAAGCAGCCAGTGACGCCAACTTGGACAGGCTTCTATCGGAC GGAGCTGAAAAGCTGACTCAGCGACTAAAAgtactcgctgctcttgcagaggacccagattctgttcccagcacccacatggcgggcCTCAACCGTCTCTAg
- the Ccdc28a gene encoding coiled-coil domain-containing protein 28A isoform X2 produces the protein MEERKAKRKSPKSFSAHSTQVVNAKKNAIPASKSTGFSNPTAQSTSQRPKLKRVVKEKNKPAGGEGKGAQSTPIQHSFLTDVSDVQEMERGLLSLLNDFHSGKLQAFGNECSIEQMEHVRGMQEKLARLNLELYGELEELPEDKRKAASDANLDRLLSDLEELNSSIQKLHLADAQDVPNQSTG, from the exons ATGGAAGAGCGGAAAGCAAAGAGGAAGAGTCCCAAGTCTTTCAGTGCCCACTCTACTCAGGTTGTCAATGCCAAAAAAAATGCCATCCCAGCTAGTAAGAGCACAGGCTTTTCAAATCCCACGGCACAGTCAACGTCTCAGCGGCCAAAGTTAAAGAG AGtggtgaaagaaaagaacaagcctgcaggaggagaagggaagggggctcAGTCCACCCCCATCCAGCACTCCTTCCTCACAGATGTCTCCGATGTCCAGGAGATGGAGCGCGGGCTCCTCAGTCTGCTAAATGATTTCCACTCGGGGAAGCTGCAGGCGTTTG GAAATGAATGTTCCATAGAACAGATGGAACATGTCCGGGGAATGCAGGAGAAATTAGCTCGCTTGAATTTGGAGCTCTACGGGGAGTTAGAGGAACTTCCTGAGGATAAGCGGAAAGCAGCCAGTGACGCCAACTTGGACAGGCTTCTATCGGAC TTAGAAGAATTGAATTCTTCTAT ACAGAAGCTGCATTTGGCAGACGCACAGGATGTCCCCAATCAGTCCACCGGCTAA